The following are encoded in a window of Colletotrichum lupini chromosome 3, complete sequence genomic DNA:
- a CDS encoding rare lipoprotein A → MSARPLRPSSFGSSPPSIKMHGLISLGAALAVMVQGTTAATSAVATWYGGNLNGGNCLFSGYTLPSSVLGTALSYTNYNGNCGTCLNVKGSKGNTIKVMVVDKCPSGCGNGQLDLSPDAFAKLDDPNKGQISVSWEQVPCGITSPLIVRNKEGTSKYWFSMQVVNHNYPVTKFEVSTDSGKSWQPTVRQDYNYWQKSSGDGFLVDTVSVRVTCSNGKQVVVNKVGTKEKASFTASGNC, encoded by the exons ATGTCAGCCCGTCCCTTGAGACCTTCTTCATTTG GATCATCCCCTCCATCCATCAAGATGCACGGTCTTATTTCTCTCGGTGCGGCCCTTGCCGTCATGGTTCAAGGCACCACCGCTGCCACGAGCGCTGTTGCAACTTGGTATGGTGGAAACCTGAACGGAGGTAACTGCCTGTTTTCCGGTTACACGTTGCCATCAAGCGTCTTGGGTACTGCCTTGTCCTATACCAACTACAACGGAAACTGCGGTACTTGCCTCAATGTGAAGGGATCCAAGGGTAACACCATCAAGGTTATG GTCGTCGATAAGTGCCCCTCAGGTTGCGGAAACGGCCAACTCGATCTCTCTCCCGATGCTTTCGCCAAGCTCGACGATCCCAATAAGGGACAGATCAGCGTCTCATGGGAACAGGTTCCTTGCGGCATCACCTCACCCTTGATCGTCCGAAACAAGGAAGGAACTTCGAAATATTG GTTCTCCATGCAAGTTGTGAACCACAACTACCCAGTCACCAAGTTCGAAGTCAGTACCGACAGCGGCAAGAGCTGGCAGCCCACCGTCCGTCAGGACTACAACTACTGGCAGAAGAGCAGTGGTGACGGCTTCCTTGTGGACACAGTCAGCGTCCGCGTCACCTGCTCCAACGGTAAGCAGGTCGTCGTAAACAAAGTTGGTACCAAGGAGAAGGCCTCCTTCACTGCATCGGGCAACTGTTAG
- a CDS encoding amidohydrolase yields MVTTQSKPESSGLDMSKYITPWKLDPQQPYLLKNCRIVDPVHGSISSNATISLSAGKIISVEAGEPAKSDSLEIKTENIIDLEGKYVCPGLIDCHVHIAVTPGAASLASYRDMTETKSLLRQPSVLKSMLQRGFTTVRDCGGATLAMKEAVEEGIYPGPRLFISGKALSQTGGHGDMRGRHDTIPCCGGAVSGISRIVDGVPECYRVARDELRQGADFIKIMGGGGVASPTDRIDQLQFSDDEIKAIVTVANNAKTYVTSHCYTTEAVTQAINQGVRGIEHGNLIDLETAKLMADTGTFLTPTLVTHFVSKESHFLDAESEAKVTTVLEQGLVTLKMATEVGVTVCFGTDLLGPTHFAQSKEFSIRSQVQTSLQILQSATINAAKLLGQENKLGQVKEGFMADLLILDRNPLDDITILDKSQESILAVVKDGRVMHSHLSYMKEEPRV; encoded by the coding sequence ATGGTCACCACACAATCAAAGCCCGAGTCTTCTGGTCTGGACATGTCGAAGTACATCACTCCGTGGAAGCTTGATCCGCAGCAACCATACCTCCTGAAAAACTGCAGAATTGTTGACCCTGTTCATGGATCGATCAGCAGCAATGCCACTATCTCCCTGTCCGCCGGCAAGATTATTTCCGTTGAAGCAGGCGAGCCAGCAAAGTCGGATAGTCTTGAGATCAAGACAGAGAACATTATCGATCTTGAGGGAAAATATGTCTGCCCCGGTCTGATCGACTGCCATGTCCACATCGCAGTTACACCAGGCGCAGCCAGTCTGGCGTCGTACCGAGATATGACTGAAACCAAAAGCCTTCTGCGGCAGCCTAGTGTTCTGAAGTCAATGCTCCAGCGCGGGTTCACTACTGTCAGAGACTGCGGTGGTGCAACTCTCGCCATGAAAGAGGCCGTTGAAGAGGGCATCTATCCCGGTCCGCGCCTCTTCATCTCTGGAAAGGCTCTGTCCCAGACTGGCGGCCACGGCGACATGAGAGGGCGACACGACACCATCCCTTGCTGCGGCGGCGCTGTTTCGGGCATCAGTCGAATCGTAGATGGGGTGCCGGAATGCTACCGTGTTGCTAGAGACGAGCTGCGCCAAGGTGCAGACTTCATCAAGATCATGGGCGGTGGTGGCGTTGCCAGTCCAACTGACCGCATCGATCAGCTCCAGTTCTCTGACGACGAAATCAAGGCTATAGTCACCGTCGCAAACAATGCAAAGACATATGTCACGAGTCACTGCTATACCACAGAGGCAGTGACACAGGCCATAAACCAGGGCGTCAGGGGTATTGAGCACGGCAACCTGATCGATCTCGAAACTGCAAAATTGATGGCGGATACAGGGACCTTTCTCACGCCGACGCTTGTCACTCACTTCGTATCAAAGGAGTCACATTTCCTAGATGCTGAGTCAGAGGCCAAAGTCACCACTGTACTTGAACAGGGCTTAGTTACACTCAAAATGGCAACTGAGGTCGGTGTCACAGTATGTTTCGGAACAGATCTGCTGGGTCCAACTCACTTCGCTCAGTCGAAAGAGTTCTCTATTCGCAGTCAAGTCCAGACATCTCTTCAGATTCTGCAAAGCGCCACTATCAATGCCGCCAAGCTGCTTGGCCAAGAAAACAAGCTTGGCCAGGTCAAGGAAGGATTCATGGCAGATTTATTGATTCTAGATCGTAACCCTCTGGATGATATCACAATCCTGGATAAGTCTCAGGAGTCTATATTGGCTGTTGTGAAGGATGGCAGGGTCATGCATTCGCATCTGAGCTATATGAAAGAAGAGCCGAGAGTCTGA